From the Diceros bicornis minor isolate mBicDic1 chromosome 19, mDicBic1.mat.cur, whole genome shotgun sequence genome, one window contains:
- the TP53INP2 gene encoding tumor protein p53-inducible nuclear protein 2 isoform X2 yields the protein MFQRLTSLFFSNPPPTEDPDCPRAYVSEEDEVDGWLIIDLPEGPGLGPARLQSSPLEDLLIEHPSMSVYVTGSTIVLEPGPPSPHPDAALPDGDLSDGELAPARREPRALHHAAAPLPARAALLEKAGQARRLQRARQRAERHALSAKVVQRQNRARESRPRRPKHQGSFVYQPCQRQFNY from the exons ATGTTCCAGCGTCTCACCAGCCTCTTCTTCAGCAACCCCCCGCCCACTGAGGACCCCGACTGCCCCCGAGCCTACGTCTCTGAGGAGGATGAAGTGGATGGCTGGCTCATCATTGATCTGCCGG AGGGGCCGGGACTCGGGCCCGCCCGCCTCCAGAGCAGCCCCCTGGAGGACCTCCTCATCGAGCACCCCAGCATGTCCGTTTACGTCACCGGCAGCACCATAGTGCTGGAACCTGGGCCCCCTTCCCCGCACCCCGACGCTGCCCTGCCTGACGGTGACCTTAGCGATGG GGAGTTGGCGCCCGCGCGCCGCGAGCCCCGGGCCCTGCACCACGCTGCCGCCCCTCTGCCGGCGCGGGCTGCACTGCTGGAGAAGGCGGGCCAGGCGCGGCGGCTGCAGCGGGCCCGGCAGCGGGCCGAGCGCCACGCGTTGAGCGCCAAGGTGGTGCAACGGCAGAACCGCGCCCGCGAGAGCCGTCCGCGCCGGCCCAAGCACCAGGGCAGCTTCGTCTACCAGCCGTGCCAGCGCCAGTTCAACTACTGA
- the TP53INP2 gene encoding tumor protein p53-inducible nuclear protein 2 isoform X1 — protein sequence MFQRLTSLFFSNPPPTEDPDCPRAYVSEEDEVDGWLIIDLPDSYAAPPSPGAAPAPAGRPPPAPSLMDESWFVTPPACFTAEGPGLGPARLQSSPLEDLLIEHPSMSVYVTGSTIVLEPGPPSPHPDAALPDGDLSDGELAPARREPRALHHAAAPLPARAALLEKAGQARRLQRARQRAERHALSAKVVQRQNRARESRPRRPKHQGSFVYQPCQRQFNY from the exons ATGTTCCAGCGTCTCACCAGCCTCTTCTTCAGCAACCCCCCGCCCACTGAGGACCCCGACTGCCCCCGAGCCTACGTCTCTGAGGAGGATGAAGTGGATGGCTGGCTCATCATTGATCTGCCGG ATAGCTACGCGGCTCCACCCAGCCCCGGGGCCGCCCCTGCCCCCGCAGGCCGCCCTCCGCCCGCGCCCTCCTTGATGGACGAGAGCTGGTTTGTTACCCCTCCCGCCTGTTTTACTGCAGAGGGGCCGGGACTCGGGCCCGCCCGCCTCCAGAGCAGCCCCCTGGAGGACCTCCTCATCGAGCACCCCAGCATGTCCGTTTACGTCACCGGCAGCACCATAGTGCTGGAACCTGGGCCCCCTTCCCCGCACCCCGACGCTGCCCTGCCTGACGGTGACCTTAGCGATGG GGAGTTGGCGCCCGCGCGCCGCGAGCCCCGGGCCCTGCACCACGCTGCCGCCCCTCTGCCGGCGCGGGCTGCACTGCTGGAGAAGGCGGGCCAGGCGCGGCGGCTGCAGCGGGCCCGGCAGCGGGCCGAGCGCCACGCGTTGAGCGCCAAGGTGGTGCAACGGCAGAACCGCGCCCGCGAGAGCCGTCCGCGCCGGCCCAAGCACCAGGGCAGCTTCGTCTACCAGCCGTGCCAGCGCCAGTTCAACTACTGA